One stretch of Burkholderia oklahomensis C6786 DNA includes these proteins:
- a CDS encoding class I SAM-dependent methyltransferase encodes MKTDWTEQQVSQRFDAYDDRIEDRFGYRPLIAELTGAHGTAIRVLDYGCGGGKVSRRLRAAGVAHVTGVDIATTMIDNANAAGADAGLQFAHIDGPSLPFADASFDAAISCFLFVNIPERAELARVAAEVLRVLKPGGTYYILDTNPRTTGVQFPTFRNGEPGAVYRDGDTRPVYLDVPGEGVFGVVDTHWDISTYHRTLEEAGFALAATTELGFSAAEAGGAPGAYAHAEGSKPFVLFKATKPQR; translated from the coding sequence ATGAAGACCGACTGGACCGAACAGCAGGTTTCGCAGCGCTTCGACGCATACGACGACCGGATCGAGGACCGCTTCGGCTACCGGCCGCTCATCGCCGAGCTGACGGGCGCGCACGGCACGGCGATCCGCGTGCTCGACTACGGCTGCGGCGGCGGCAAGGTGTCGCGGCGGCTGAGGGCGGCGGGCGTCGCGCACGTGACGGGCGTCGACATCGCGACGACGATGATCGACAACGCGAACGCGGCCGGCGCCGACGCGGGTTTGCAGTTCGCGCACATCGACGGGCCGTCGCTGCCGTTCGCCGACGCGAGCTTCGACGCGGCGATCAGCTGCTTCCTGTTCGTCAACATCCCGGAGCGCGCGGAGCTCGCGCGCGTCGCCGCCGAGGTGCTGCGCGTGCTGAAACCGGGCGGCACGTACTACATCCTCGATACGAACCCGCGCACGACCGGCGTGCAGTTCCCGACGTTCCGCAACGGCGAGCCGGGCGCCGTCTATCGCGACGGCGACACGCGTCCGGTGTACCTCGACGTGCCCGGCGAGGGCGTGTTCGGCGTCGTCGACACGCACTGGGACATCTCGACGTACCACCGCACGCTCGAAGAGGCGGGCTTCGCGCTCGCCGCGACGACGGAGCTCGGCTTCAGCGCGGCGGAAGCGGGCGGCGCTCCCGGCGCGTATGCGCACGCCGAAGGCAGCAAGCCGTTCGTGCTGTTCAAGGCGACGAAGCCGCAGCGCTGA
- a CDS encoding nucleoside 2-deoxyribosyltransferase, translated as MKRMFLGGPFKSLVDKHTGVMPEDSINLFRRVIDHFEDRGWDVHCAHRREHWGREFMTPAVCTKTDYEQISLCDYFVAFPGAPASPGTHIELGWASALGKPIVLLLEAGREYAYLVRGLDEITRIERVEYSEGRIDPASIEAAIGRFDARG; from the coding sequence ATGAAGCGTATGTTCTTGGGCGGACCGTTCAAATCCCTGGTCGACAAGCACACCGGCGTCATGCCGGAAGACAGCATCAACCTGTTTCGCCGCGTGATCGATCATTTCGAGGATCGCGGCTGGGATGTGCACTGCGCGCACCGGCGCGAGCACTGGGGGCGCGAGTTCATGACGCCCGCCGTGTGCACGAAGACGGACTACGAGCAGATCAGCCTGTGCGACTACTTCGTCGCGTTCCCGGGCGCGCCCGCGTCGCCCGGCACGCACATCGAGCTCGGCTGGGCGTCCGCGCTCGGCAAGCCGATCGTGCTGCTGCTCGAAGCCGGCAGGGAATACGCGTACCTCGTGCGCGGGCTCGACGAGATCACGCGCATCGAGCGCGTCGAATACAGCGAAGGCCGGATCGACCCGGCCTCGATCGAAGCCGCGATCGGCCGCTTCGACGCGAGGGGCTGA
- a CDS encoding thymidylate synthase, which produces MLRYPGLSELYLATLRDVCGAYEYRSAPRGHAEREIIGYGARIDDPRARFCRHAARKQNVVFNYAEALWYLSGRNDLEFIEHYAPSMARYSPDGKHLPGTGYGARLLHYGERSLDQIERAVDILSRDDAESKRVVLQIFSADEDLYRRNIDVSCTLGLQLLLRDGRLHTVAFMRANDAYIGLLNDVFSFTFLQEYVASRLGCEVGTYSHHVGSIHVYDDNLPRVQALLDDAEAAIVTAEAPPRMPAGTGPATIRRVLDHESRIRAGRMSLAALHDVDLDPYWRDVLGLFWIYREIKSGNPPPDDALAFVGPFHRAYLLNRWDMASASLQ; this is translated from the coding sequence ATGCTGCGCTATCCGGGTCTCAGCGAGCTCTATCTCGCCACGCTCAGGGACGTCTGCGGCGCGTACGAATACCGGAGCGCGCCGCGCGGGCACGCGGAGCGCGAAATCATCGGCTACGGCGCACGGATCGACGATCCGCGCGCGCGCTTCTGCCGGCACGCCGCGCGCAAGCAGAACGTCGTCTTCAACTACGCCGAGGCGCTGTGGTATCTGTCCGGCCGCAACGATCTCGAGTTCATCGAGCACTACGCGCCTTCGATGGCGCGCTACAGCCCCGACGGCAAGCATCTGCCCGGCACCGGCTACGGCGCGCGGCTGCTGCATTACGGCGAGCGGTCGCTCGATCAGATCGAGCGCGCGGTCGACATCCTGTCGCGCGACGACGCCGAGAGCAAGCGCGTCGTGCTGCAGATCTTCAGCGCCGACGAAGATCTGTACCGGCGCAACATCGATGTGTCGTGCACGCTCGGCTTGCAGTTGCTGCTGCGCGACGGCCGGCTGCACACGGTGGCCTTCATGCGCGCGAACGACGCGTATATCGGGCTCCTGAACGACGTCTTCTCGTTCACGTTCCTCCAGGAGTACGTCGCGTCGCGGCTCGGATGCGAGGTCGGCACGTATTCGCACCACGTCGGCTCGATCCACGTGTACGACGACAACCTGCCGCGCGTGCAGGCGCTCCTCGACGACGCCGAAGCGGCGATCGTCACGGCAGAAGCGCCGCCGCGGATGCCGGCGGGCACCGGCCCCGCGACGATCCGGCGCGTGCTCGACCACGAAAGCCGGATCCGCGCCGGGCGGATGTCGCTCGCCGCGCTGCACGACGTCGATCTCGACCCGTACTGGCGCGACGTGCTCGGCCTGTTCTGGATCTATCGCGAGATCAAGTCCGGCAATCCGCCGCCCGACGACGCGCTCGCGTTCGTCGGCCCGTTCCATCGCGCCTATCTCCTGAACCGCTGGGACATGGCCTCCGCGTCGCTTCAATAA
- a CDS encoding NUDIX hydrolase, which translates to MTDPKSAGAAPREPAALATPRVAVIAVTFRGDDVILVQRGKEPQKGTWGFPGGSVEPGESLHDAAARELFEETGVRAAVGEPIDVVEVIGFDPGGQHHHYVLVAMPCRYVEGALRPGDDAADCRWVRVPDGVLEFPGVLADHVTRVALRAHAICHSNQKENSR; encoded by the coding sequence ATGACTGACCCGAAAAGCGCCGGCGCCGCGCCACGTGAACCGGCGGCGCTCGCGACACCGCGCGTCGCGGTGATCGCCGTCACGTTTCGCGGCGACGACGTGATCCTCGTCCAGCGCGGCAAGGAGCCGCAGAAGGGCACGTGGGGTTTTCCCGGCGGCTCGGTCGAGCCGGGCGAGAGCCTGCACGACGCGGCCGCGCGCGAGCTGTTCGAGGAGACCGGCGTGCGCGCGGCGGTCGGCGAGCCGATCGACGTCGTCGAGGTGATCGGCTTCGATCCGGGCGGCCAGCACCACCACTACGTGCTGGTTGCGATGCCGTGCCGCTACGTCGAGGGCGCGTTGCGGCCGGGCGACGACGCGGCGGACTGCCGCTGGGTCCGCGTGCCGGACGGCGTGCTCGAATTCCCGGGCGTCCTCGCAGACCACGTCACGCGCGTGGCGCTGCGAGCGCACGCCATCTGTCATTCCAACCAAAAGGAAAACAGCCGATGA